In Stieleria varia, one genomic interval encodes:
- a CDS encoding HTH domain-containing protein produces the protein MKKSIHQVAADVLKASGKPMTAAEIYAVIAEKELYEFKAKNAESVLRSQMRRHTRNITVANQAKECVFTLTDDGRFSLA, from the coding sequence ATGAAAAAGTCAATTCACCAAGTCGCCGCAGACGTCTTGAAGGCGTCTGGCAAGCCGATGACGGCTGCGGAAATTTACGCTGTCATCGCAGAGAAAGAACTTTACGAGTTCAAGGCGAAGAATGCCGAGAGCGTTCTGCGGTCCCAAATGCGGCGACACACAAGAAATATCACGGTTGCAAATCAGGCCAAAGAGTGCGTCTTCACACTGACCGACGACGGCCGATTTTCACTTGCCTAA